One window from the genome of Luteithermobacter gelatinilyticus encodes:
- the alaS gene encoding alanine--tRNA ligase, which produces MKGTNDIRSAFLEYFAKNDHEIVPSSPLVPHNDPTLMFTNAGMVPFKNVFTGVERRDYVRAASSQKCVRAGGKHNDLDNVGYTARHHTFFEMLGNFSFGDYFKEKAIFYAWDLITKGYDLPADRLMVTVYHEDDEAYDLWRKISGLPEERIVRIATADNFWSMGDTGPCGPCSEIFYDHGADIPGGPPGSAEEDGDRFVEIWNLVFMQYDQQAGGNRVALPKPSIDTGMGLERIAAVLQGVHDNYETDLFRHLIETSAELSGVAPYGDHNVSHRVIADHLRACCFLIADGVLPSNEGRGYVLRRIMRRAMRHAHMIGCSEPLMYRLVPALMAQMGQAYPELTRAEALIRETLKLEETRFKNTLERGLKLLDEEVSRLGEGGALPGEVAFRLYDTYGFPLDLTQDALRSKGLSVDEAGFHKAMEKQKAEARAAWKGSGETATDDIWFEAREKHGATEFVGYNSTTSEGKVLDLVVGGKQILAAGQGDKVAVITNQTPFYGESGGQMGDVGMITGPDGLLIEVQDTSKQLGALHVHHGVVKQGSVSVGDIVHLEVDEENRDKLRANHSATHILHAALRNILGEHVTQKGSLVAPDRLRFDISHSKALSHKELRAVEEQVNEVIRQNSEVVTHLMTPDEAIAAGAIALFGEKYGDEVRVVSLGATTAGKDNFSVELCGGTHVRRTGDIGLFKIISEGAVSAGVRRIEAVTGAAALNFVAQEEDLLQEATALLKISVQQLPERVKNLLEERKALEKEIADLRKKIAMGGSGTAGGPEIRTVGAYNFLGQVLDGVPAKDLRGLADAAKDRIGSGVIAFVAVNDGKAAVLTAVTDDLKERINAVDLVRAGAAAVGGKGGGGRPDMAQAGGPDGTRAQEALNAVEGLLRDM; this is translated from the coding sequence ATGAAAGGCACCAACGACATCCGCAGTGCTTTTTTGGAGTATTTTGCAAAAAACGACCATGAGATCGTGCCCAGCAGCCCGTTGGTGCCTCATAACGATCCGACCCTGATGTTCACCAATGCGGGCATGGTGCCGTTCAAGAATGTGTTTACCGGCGTGGAGCGGCGCGATTATGTACGTGCGGCATCCAGTCAGAAATGTGTGCGCGCAGGCGGCAAGCACAACGATCTGGACAATGTGGGGTATACCGCCCGTCACCACACCTTTTTTGAAATGCTGGGGAATTTCTCCTTTGGTGATTATTTCAAGGAAAAAGCTATTTTTTACGCCTGGGATCTGATTACCAAAGGATATGACCTGCCGGCAGACAGGCTCATGGTTACAGTCTATCACGAGGATGACGAGGCTTATGACCTGTGGCGGAAAATATCCGGTTTGCCGGAAGAACGGATCGTGCGTATTGCCACTGCAGACAATTTCTGGTCCATGGGAGATACCGGTCCGTGCGGTCCCTGTTCCGAGATTTTTTATGATCATGGGGCGGATATTCCGGGCGGCCCACCAGGCAGTGCGGAGGAAGACGGGGACCGCTTTGTGGAGATCTGGAATCTGGTGTTTATGCAGTATGACCAGCAGGCCGGTGGCAACAGGGTCGCGTTGCCCAAACCGTCCATTGATACGGGCATGGGATTGGAACGGATTGCCGCCGTCTTGCAGGGGGTCCACGACAATTACGAAACCGACCTGTTCCGCCATCTCATCGAAACCTCCGCGGAACTCAGCGGCGTGGCCCCATATGGCGATCACAATGTGTCCCATCGGGTGATTGCGGATCATTTGCGGGCCTGCTGTTTCCTGATCGCCGACGGTGTTTTGCCGTCCAATGAAGGGCGCGGATATGTGCTGCGGCGGATCATGCGTCGGGCCATGCGTCATGCCCATATGATCGGGTGCAGCGAACCGCTGATGTACCGGCTGGTACCTGCGCTTATGGCGCAAATGGGACAGGCCTATCCGGAACTGACCCGGGCCGAGGCGCTGATTAGAGAAACCCTTAAACTGGAAGAAACAAGGTTTAAAAATACGCTAGAGCGCGGCCTTAAGCTTCTGGATGAAGAAGTTTCCCGCCTGGGTGAAGGGGGAGCCTTGCCGGGTGAAGTGGCGTTCCGGCTGTATGATACCTATGGTTTTCCACTGGATTTGACCCAGGATGCCTTGCGGAGCAAGGGGTTGAGTGTGGATGAGGCCGGTTTCCACAAGGCCATGGAAAAACAGAAAGCCGAAGCCCGCGCCGCCTGGAAAGGGTCCGGTGAGACCGCCACAGATGACATATGGTTCGAGGCGCGGGAAAAACATGGGGCCACGGAATTTGTAGGCTACAATTCGACCACATCCGAAGGCAAGGTGCTTGATCTTGTGGTGGGAGGAAAACAAATCCTTGCGGCAGGCCAGGGCGATAAGGTGGCCGTGATCACCAACCAGACCCCGTTTTATGGTGAATCTGGTGGTCAAATGGGGGATGTGGGCATGATCACCGGGCCAGACGGTCTGCTGATCGAGGTGCAGGACACGTCAAAACAGCTTGGGGCGCTGCATGTACATCATGGTGTGGTGAAACAGGGCAGCGTTTCGGTGGGAGATATTGTTCATCTGGAAGTGGATGAGGAAAACCGCGACAAGCTGCGGGCCAACCATTCTGCCACTCATATTCTGCATGCCGCGTTGCGCAATATATTGGGCGAGCACGTGACACAGAAGGGGTCACTGGTGGCCCCCGATCGGTTGCGCTTTGACATCAGCCATTCCAAGGCGTTGAGCCATAAGGAGCTCCGGGCCGTGGAAGAGCAGGTGAATGAGGTGATCCGTCAGAACAGCGAGGTGGTTACCCATCTGATGACACCAGACGAGGCCATTGCGGCCGGCGCTATCGCCCTGTTCGGTGAAAAATACGGCGATGAGGTACGGGTTGTGTCTTTGGGAGCGACTACAGCGGGCAAGGACAATTTTTCCGTTGAATTATGTGGTGGAACCCATGTGCGCCGTACCGGCGATATTGGCCTGTTTAAAATCATTTCCGAAGGCGCCGTGTCCGCCGGGGTGCGGCGTATCGAGGCAGTGACCGGCGCGGCAGCACTGAATTTTGTGGCACAGGAAGAGGACCTGTTGCAGGAGGCCACGGCGCTGCTGAAAATTTCGGTGCAGCAGTTGCCGGAGCGGGTGAAAAACCTGCTGGAGGAACGCAAGGCCCTGGAAAAGGAAATTGCGGATCTGCGCAAGAAAATCGCCATGGGCGGCAGCGGGACGGCCGGAGGACCGGAAATCCGGACAGTCGGAGCCTATAACTTTCTCGGACAGGTGCTGGACGGCGTACCAGCAAAGGATCTGCGGGGGCTGGCCGATGCCGCCAAAGACCGGATCGGGTCCGGCGTGATTGCGTTCGTGGCGGTCAATGACGGCAAGGCTGCCGTGTTGACGGCAGTGACCGATGACCTCAAGGAACGCATCAATGCGGTCGATTTGGTGCGGGCCGGGGCGGCGGCGGTTGGCGGCAAGGGTGGCGGCGGTCGCCCGGACATGGCGCAGGCCGGCGGACCTGACGGGACCAGGGCGCAAGAGGCGTTAAACGCCGTGGAGGGGCTGCTCCGCGACATGTGA
- a CDS encoding cyclic nucleotide-gated ion channel — MKTMQARGRGLRRRLFEIMEIGGTRTSAGLIFDVFMVLLILLNIIAVALETVQPLEQNYHIEFLWFEFFSLIIFGIEYLLRVWVCVEYRQSPDASGQAAFRGRFLFTPLMIIDFIAIAPTVMFSFLGIDFRILRVFRFLRLFKLMRYSPALGTLANVIYEERRALLAALIIMLGLILFSATLIYYLERHAQPEHFGNIPKAMWWAIATLTTVGYGDVVPVTVAGKFFGSFVMLFGLGMFALPIAIIASGFSSEIHRREFVVRWGLVASVPLFRGLDASLITTIAKYLRSRVVAEGKLIAHMGDKAERMYLIVSGEVARRDRKGVVTLKEGAFFGARSLYENTVLPASYIAKSRCQLLVLEANDFHHLMENHPTLNRRIREQAWIMEDYGQPEEDPSQEI; from the coding sequence ATGAAAACCATGCAGGCGCGGGGCAGGGGGCTGAGACGCAGACTTTTTGAAATCATGGAGATTGGCGGCACGCGCACATCTGCAGGGCTGATTTTTGATGTTTTTATGGTGTTGCTGATCCTGTTGAATATTATTGCTGTCGCGCTGGAGACCGTGCAGCCGCTGGAGCAGAACTACCACATTGAATTCTTGTGGTTTGAATTTTTTTCCCTGATAATTTTTGGGATCGAATATCTGCTCAGGGTTTGGGTATGTGTGGAATACCGGCAAAGTCCTGATGCCAGTGGACAGGCCGCCTTCCGGGGGCGCTTTCTGTTCACCCCCCTGATGATTATTGACTTTATCGCCATTGCGCCGACCGTGATGTTTTCCTTTTTGGGCATTGATTTCAGAATTCTGCGGGTGTTCCGTTTTCTGAGGTTGTTCAAACTGATGCGCTATTCCCCGGCGCTGGGCACTCTTGCCAATGTGATTTACGAGGAACGCCGGGCGCTGCTGGCGGCGCTGATTATTATGCTGGGGCTCATTCTGTTTTCCGCGACCCTGATCTATTATCTGGAACGCCATGCCCAGCCAGAGCATTTCGGTAACATCCCCAAAGCCATGTGGTGGGCGATTGCCACCCTGACCACCGTAGGCTATGGCGATGTGGTGCCGGTCACCGTGGCGGGCAAATTCTTCGGCAGTTTTGTCATGTTGTTCGGTCTGGGGATGTTTGCCTTGCCCATTGCCATTATTGCTTCGGGATTTTCCAGCGAAATCCATCGACGGGAATTTGTGGTGCGTTGGGGGTTGGTGGCCAGCGTGCCGTTGTTTCGGGGGCTGGATGCCTCGCTGATCACTACCATTGCCAAATATCTGCGCTCGCGGGTGGTTGCGGAAGGCAAGCTGATTGCGCATATGGGGGACAAAGCCGAACGCATGTATCTGATTGTTTCGGGGGAAGTGGCGCGTCGCGACCGGAAGGGGGTGGTAACCCTGAAGGAAGGGGCGTTTTTCGGGGCGCGCTCCTTGTATGAAAATACGGTGCTTCCGGCCAGTTATATCGCCAAGTCCCGCTGTCAGCTCCTGGTTTTGGAAGCCAATGACTTTCACCATTTGATGGAAAACCATCCGACATTGAACCGGCGGATCCGGGAACAGGCTTGGATCATGGAGGATTACGGCCAGCCGGAGGAGGACCCGTCCCAAGAGATATAA
- the fliQ gene encoding flagellar biosynthesis protein FliQ: MNGADVIDVAQDALWVLIKVAGPVMIVALVVGLFISMFQALTQIQEMTLTFVPKIVAIFISLFFFLPFMGETLGAFMQRIAERIIGLV, translated from the coding sequence ATGAATGGGGCAGATGTTATTGATGTGGCGCAGGATGCTCTGTGGGTGCTGATCAAGGTGGCTGGTCCCGTGATGATTGTGGCCCTGGTGGTCGGCTTGTTTATTTCCATGTTCCAGGCGTTAACCCAAATCCAGGAAATGACCCTGACCTTTGTGCCCAAAATTGTGGCCATTTTTATTTCTTTGTTTTTTTTCCTGCCGTTTATGGGGGAAACCCTGGGTGCTTTCATGCAACGTATTGCCGAACGGATCATAGGTCTTGTTTAG
- the flhB gene encoding flagellar biosynthesis protein FlhB, giving the protein MAEDQDQSQKTEEPTQKRLQDALEKGEVAKSQEVRHFFILLAATLIILVSASGAMRGIGNLLARVFEYSYAVPMDGPGLETYVAGLFLDVAAFMVLPVILLIMGALAGAMVQHRPMISVEKIKPKLSKISPLAGVKRLFSMQNVVEFLKSLLKIIIVACVVLLLVWPERDQLEVMMTYEISEAVDIVFLMVLRILGGVVAIMALIAGFDYLFQRFQFLKQLRMTKQEVKDELKQTEGDPMVRARLRQIRMERARNRMMSAVPEADVVVTNPTHYAVAMQYKHGEMDVPKVVAKGMDHIALKIREIAEEHEIPVLENPPLARSLYAVVEVDEEIHPEHYKAVAEVISYLLRLKKGERVTYRPTAAVTEEG; this is encoded by the coding sequence ATGGCGGAAGATCAGGACCAATCCCAGAAGACAGAAGAGCCGACCCAGAAGAGACTCCAGGATGCCCTGGAGAAAGGGGAGGTGGCGAAAAGCCAGGAGGTCAGGCATTTTTTTATCCTTCTGGCGGCAACTCTGATTATTTTGGTCTCTGCTTCCGGTGCCATGAGGGGCATAGGTAATCTTCTGGCCCGGGTTTTTGAATATTCCTATGCGGTGCCGATGGATGGACCCGGCCTGGAAACCTATGTGGCAGGACTATTTCTGGATGTCGCTGCTTTTATGGTGCTGCCGGTGATTTTGCTCATCATGGGGGCGTTGGCCGGGGCGATGGTGCAACACAGGCCCATGATTTCCGTCGAAAAAATCAAACCCAAGCTGAGCAAGATTTCCCCGCTGGCCGGTGTGAAACGGTTATTTTCCATGCAGAATGTGGTGGAGTTCCTGAAATCCCTGCTCAAAATCATTATTGTGGCCTGTGTGGTACTTTTGTTGGTTTGGCCGGAACGGGATCAGCTTGAAGTCATGATGACCTATGAGATTTCGGAAGCTGTGGATATTGTTTTTTTGATGGTGCTCCGGATTCTCGGCGGCGTGGTGGCGATCATGGCACTGATTGCCGGTTTTGATTATCTGTTCCAGCGGTTTCAGTTTCTCAAGCAGTTGCGGATGACCAAACAGGAAGTCAAGGACGAGTTGAAGCAAACCGAAGGGGACCCTATGGTCCGGGCGCGGCTGCGGCAGATCAGAATGGAGCGGGCCCGAAACCGGATGATGAGTGCGGTGCCGGAGGCGGATGTGGTGGTCACTAACCCGACCCATTATGCAGTGGCCATGCAGTATAAACATGGAGAAATGGACGTCCCGAAAGTGGTGGCAAAGGGCATGGATCATATTGCCCTGAAAATTCGGGAAATTGCCGAGGAACATGAGATTCCGGTCTTGGAGAACCCGCCTTTGGCGCGGTCCCTTTATGCGGTGGTGGAGGTGGATGAGGAAATCCATCCTGAACATTACAAGGCCGTGGCGGAGGTGATCAGTTATCTTTTGCGCCTGAAAAAAGGGGAACGGGTAACCTATCGTCCAACAGCAGCGGTTACGGAAGAAGGATAA
- the recA gene encoding recombinase RecA — MATTQLKLVGQENMDKQKALEAALGQIERAFGKGSVMKLGQNNTAVDIEAVSTGSLGLDIALGIGGLPKGRIIEIYGPESSGKTTLALHVASEIQRAGGVAAFVDAEHALDPVYARKLGVDIDELLISQPDTGEQALEIADTLVRSGAVDLLVIDSVAALTPRAELEGEMGDSHVGLQARLMSQALRKLTGSISRSKCMVIFINQIRMKIGVMYGSPETTTGGNALKFYASVRLDIRRTGAIKEKDEIVGNQTKVKVVKNKVAPPFKTVEFDIMYGEGISKTGELIDLGVKAGVVEKSGSWYSYDSQRIGQGRENAKRFLKENPEVAQAIEQAVRKNSGILDEVMLKDGGAVADEE, encoded by the coding sequence ATGGCGACAACACAATTAAAACTGGTCGGACAGGAAAACATGGATAAACAAAAAGCGCTCGAAGCGGCCTTGGGGCAGATTGAACGGGCTTTTGGCAAGGGATCGGTCATGAAGCTGGGGCAGAACAATACGGCCGTGGATATCGAGGCCGTTTCCACCGGCTCCCTCGGTCTGGATATTGCGCTCGGCATTGGCGGATTGCCCAAAGGACGAATTATTGAAATTTATGGTCCGGAAAGCTCCGGGAAAACCACGCTGGCGTTGCATGTGGCCTCGGAAATTCAGCGGGCTGGTGGTGTGGCGGCTTTTGTGGATGCGGAACATGCCCTGGACCCGGTTTATGCCCGCAAGTTGGGGGTGGATATTGATGAATTGCTGATTTCCCAGCCGGACACCGGGGAACAGGCGCTGGAGATTGCCGATACGCTGGTGCGCTCCGGAGCGGTGGACCTCCTGGTGATCGACAGTGTGGCCGCGCTCACCCCGCGCGCCGAACTGGAGGGGGAAATGGGGGATTCCCATGTGGGGCTGCAGGCCCGCTTGATGAGCCAGGCCCTCAGGAAACTGACCGGTTCCATTTCCCGGTCCAAATGCATGGTGATTTTCATCAACCAGATCCGCATGAAGATCGGTGTTATGTATGGCAGTCCGGAAACTACCACCGGCGGTAATGCGCTGAAGTTTTATGCGTCGGTGCGTCTGGACATTCGTCGGACGGGCGCCATCAAGGAAAAGGACGAAATCGTCGGGAATCAGACCAAGGTCAAGGTGGTCAAGAACAAGGTGGCCCCACCGTTCAAAACGGTAGAATTTGACATTATGTACGGGGAAGGTATTTCCAAAACCGGTGAACTGATTGATCTCGGGGTCAAGGCCGGGGTCGTGGAAAAGTCCGGATCCTGGTATTCCTATGACAGCCAGCGGATCGGCCAGGGCCGGGAAAACGCCAAACGGTTTCTTAAGGAAAACCCGGAAGTTGCCCAGGCCATTGAACAGGCCGTGCGGAAAAATTCCGGCATTCTGGACGAGGTTATGCTGAAAGACGGCGGGGCAGTCGCAGACGAGGAGTAA
- the fliR gene encoding flagellar biosynthetic protein FliR: MFSLYLPQEIFGFLLVFSRLGSIFMVLPALGETAVPIRVRLILALGVSLLIYVVVRTALPDLPATPLGIFMLIFREVVVGLLIGTAIRLIASALHVAGTIIAMQTGLAVAQAFDPVQGAQSALMGTFLTLVGTTLILVTDLHHMMILAMRDSYVLFPAGSDIKITDFAQQVLDTVAGAFRLGVQIAMPFIVYGLIFNIGLGILARLMPQLQVFFIAMPLNIIMGFLIFLIVIGAAMAWFLEYMEKGIGQFLA; this comes from the coding sequence TTGTTTAGCTTATATCTGCCGCAGGAAATTTTTGGTTTTCTGCTGGTTTTTTCACGACTTGGAAGTATTTTTATGGTGCTTCCTGCCTTGGGGGAGACGGCAGTGCCAATCCGGGTGCGGCTGATTCTGGCGCTGGGGGTCTCGCTTCTGATTTATGTTGTGGTGCGCACTGCGCTACCGGACCTACCGGCAACGCCACTGGGTATTTTCATGCTGATCTTCCGGGAAGTGGTGGTGGGGCTGCTGATTGGGACCGCCATTCGCCTGATTGCCAGCGCGCTGCATGTGGCCGGCACCATTATCGCCATGCAGACGGGATTGGCGGTGGCCCAGGCTTTTGACCCCGTACAGGGCGCACAAAGCGCGCTAATGGGGACCTTTCTCACACTGGTGGGGACGACGCTTATTCTGGTGACGGATCTGCATCATATGATGATTTTGGCTATGCGCGACAGTTATGTTCTGTTTCCTGCCGGCTCGGACATTAAAATTACTGATTTTGCCCAGCAGGTACTGGACACCGTGGCGGGGGCTTTCAGGTTGGGGGTGCAGATTGCCATGCCGTTTATTGTTTATGGCCTGATTTTTAACATCGGCCTAGGTATATTGGCCCGGCTGATGCCCCAATTGCAGGTGTTCTTTATCGCCATGCCGTTGAACATCATAATGGGATTTCTTATTTTTCTGATTGTGATCGGCGCGGCGATGGCGTGGTTCCTGGAATATATGGAAAAGGGAATCGGCCAGTTTCTGGCGTGA
- a CDS encoding NADP-dependent isocitrate dehydrogenase, whose protein sequence is MAKIKVDNPVVELDGDEMTRIIWAWIKERLIHPYLDIDLHYYDLGIQKRDETDDQITVDAANAIKEIGVGVKCATITPDEARVKEFGLKRMYRSPNGTIRNILGGTVFRQPIICSNIPRLVPGWTDPIVIGRHAFGDQYRATDFVVPGKGRLTIKFEPEDGGEVIEHEVFQFPGGGVAMSMYNLDESIRDFARACMNYGLDMGWPVYLSTKNTILKAYDGRFKDLFQEVYENEFADKFEKAGITYEHRLIDDMVACALKWNGKFVWACKNYDGDVQSDTVAQGFGSLGLMTSRLMTPDGKVVESEAAHGTVTRHYRMHQAGEETSTNPIASIFAWTGGLKHRAKLDNNEKLANFAETLEKVCVDTVQSGYMTKDLALLVGPDQSWLTTGKFFDKIDENLKAAMA, encoded by the coding sequence ATGGCTAAAATTAAAGTTGACAACCCTGTCGTCGAGCTTGACGGCGACGAAATGACACGCATCATCTGGGCCTGGATCAAGGAGCGCCTGATCCATCCCTATCTGGATATTGATCTGCATTATTACGATCTTGGCATTCAGAAACGTGATGAAACAGACGACCAGATCACGGTCGATGCCGCCAACGCCATCAAGGAGATTGGCGTTGGTGTGAAATGCGCCACGATTACCCCTGACGAAGCCCGCGTAAAGGAATTCGGCCTGAAACGCATGTACCGTTCTCCCAACGGCACCATCCGGAACATTCTCGGCGGGACCGTGTTCCGCCAACCGATTATTTGCAGCAACATTCCGCGGCTGGTGCCCGGCTGGACCGATCCGATTGTCATTGGCCGTCATGCCTTCGGTGACCAGTATCGCGCCACCGATTTTGTGGTGCCGGGCAAGGGCCGTCTGACCATCAAATTTGAGCCGGAAGACGGCGGCGAGGTGATCGAGCATGAGGTTTTCCAGTTCCCGGGCGGCGGGGTCGCCATGTCCATGTACAATCTGGATGAAAGCATTCGCGATTTTGCCCGCGCCTGCATGAACTATGGTCTGGATATGGGCTGGCCGGTCTATCTCAGCACCAAGAACACCATCCTGAAAGCCTATGACGGGCGTTTCAAGGATCTGTTCCAAGAAGTTTATGAAAACGAATTCGCCGACAAGTTTGAAAAAGCCGGTATCACCTATGAACATCGTCTGATCGACGATATGGTGGCCTGCGCCCTGAAATGGAACGGCAAATTCGTCTGGGCCTGTAAAAACTATGATGGCGACGTACAGTCCGACACCGTGGCACAAGGGTTTGGTTCCCTGGGCTTGATGACCTCCCGCCTGATGACGCCGGACGGGAAAGTCGTGGAATCAGAAGCCGCCCACGGCACCGTGACCCGGCACTATCGCATGCACCAGGCTGGCGAAGAAACCTCCACCAACCCCATTGCATCCATCTTTGCCTGGACCGGCGGTCTGAAACATCGTGCCAAACTGGACAACAATGAAAAACTGGCCAATTTTGCCGAGACACTGGAAAAAGTCTGTGTCGATACGGTCCAATCCGGCTATATGACCAAGGACCTGGCCCTGCTGGTGGGACCGGATCAGAGCTGGCTGACCACCGGCAAATTCTTTGACAAGATTGACGAGAACCTGAAAGCCGCCATGGCCTGA
- a CDS encoding hybrid sensor histidine kinase/response regulator, whose product MNDISPRPSQHARSRPFNLVKGPRRDYPFLVALAGTGLLAGLACYLLGLGFGRPELGIFLAALSVLVTVGIMIYILKQYMRALDQADVASPQADVSPEVPYLLTSRRGETIYCNTAYRQLMQQLSDNRIVSPLAMNFADKAERAELDVTVMNMARGQSFEMGVDILSSDGKKHALCLTVEREKEEEGYIRWMVSPDRGHQRSLHTGRDRRISLEDIGAVLAQSGQGFLAVNDHHEVIFMNAVVQEFLEPFDAGEIALPASFSELFGTGGGQVPERVTLTSRGGRKMVLDFLLIKALASIFEKQDLTCYAVTQSGVDRNPDMTSDSTMSVSGEKGVGIDRFFTDSPIGIAVVTTRGKMLERNNVFRDFLRDLGLGKVRTLEDFIEAEDYRDILGKVDDTIASGAANTVADVNFKGDADKRGQLYITRLENFAGHDAVAILYLIDTTEQKSLELQFAQSQKMQAVGQLAGGIAHDFNNLLTAITGFCDLLLVRHGPGDQSFSDIIQIKQNANRAANLVRQLLAFSRQQTLRPKVLLITDVLAELSNLLRRLIGENIELEMKHGRDLGLVKVDQGQLEQVIINLCVNARDAMPDGGRIVIRTRNVSYKESLKISQRYKVMPPNDYVLLEVEDTGTGIPKEHLGKIFEPFFSTKEVGKGTGLGLSTVYGIVKQTDGFIFPTSELGRGTVFSIYLPIHKEAGREKAPAGGEEGAGKAAKDLTGKGNILLVEDEDAVRMFASRALKNKGYKIFEASGGDKALQLVEELEGKLDLVISDVVMPQMDGPTLVKKIRETNPDLKVIFISGYAEDAFDKSMGQEDFNFLPKPFSLKQLAEQVKEVLEN is encoded by the coding sequence ATGAATGACATCAGTCCCAGACCTTCACAACACGCTCGGTCCCGTCCTTTCAATTTGGTGAAGGGTCCCCGCAGAGATTATCCGTTTCTTGTGGCGCTGGCCGGGACGGGTCTTCTGGCGGGGCTGGCCTGTTATCTTCTGGGCCTGGGATTCGGCCGTCCTGAGCTGGGTATTTTCCTGGCCGCCCTGTCGGTGCTGGTGACGGTGGGGATCATGATTTATATCCTGAAACAGTATATGCGGGCGCTGGATCAGGCTGATGTCGCCTCTCCGCAAGCGGATGTTTCGCCGGAAGTCCCCTATCTGCTGACCAGCCGTCGGGGCGAAACGATCTATTGCAACACGGCCTACCGTCAATTGATGCAACAGCTGAGTGACAATCGTATCGTCTCTCCTCTGGCCATGAATTTTGCCGATAAGGCGGAGCGGGCCGAACTGGATGTAACGGTCATGAACATGGCGCGGGGGCAAAGCTTTGAGATGGGAGTGGATATCCTCAGCAGTGATGGGAAAAAACACGCGCTGTGCCTGACTGTGGAGCGGGAAAAGGAGGAAGAAGGCTATATCCGCTGGATGGTCTCTCCCGATAGGGGACACCAAAGAAGCCTGCACACGGGCCGGGACCGTCGGATCAGTTTGGAAGATATTGGGGCCGTTCTGGCGCAAAGTGGGCAGGGATTTCTGGCGGTTAATGACCACCATGAAGTCATCTTCATGAATGCTGTGGTGCAGGAATTTCTGGAACCTTTTGACGCCGGTGAAATAGCCTTGCCGGCGTCGTTCTCGGAACTGTTTGGTACGGGGGGCGGACAAGTCCCGGAACGGGTAACCCTGACGTCTCGCGGGGGGCGGAAAATGGTGCTGGATTTCCTGCTGATCAAGGCGCTGGCCTCTATTTTTGAGAAACAGGACTTGACCTGTTATGCCGTGACCCAAAGTGGCGTGGACAGAAATCCGGATATGACGTCGGACTCGACCATGTCCGTCTCAGGAGAAAAAGGCGTGGGGATTGATCGGTTTTTCACGGATTCTCCCATCGGAATTGCCGTTGTGACGACCCGCGGCAAGATGCTGGAACGCAACAATGTTTTCCGAGACTTTCTTCGGGATCTGGGATTGGGTAAGGTCAGAACGCTCGAAGACTTTATCGAAGCTGAGGATTACCGGGATATTCTGGGCAAGGTGGATGATACCATCGCTTCCGGCGCGGCCAATACCGTAGCGGATGTCAATTTCAAGGGAGATGCCGACAAGCGGGGCCAACTTTATATTACCCGGCTTGAAAATTTTGCCGGTCATGACGCTGTGGCCATTCTGTATCTGATTGACACGACGGAGCAGAAAAGCCTGGAATTGCAGTTTGCTCAATCCCAGAAGATGCAGGCCGTGGGGCAGCTTGCGGGGGGAATTGCCCATGACTTTAACAACTTGCTGACAGCGATTACCGGGTTCTGCGACCTGCTGCTGGTGCGCCATGGGCCGGGAGACCAGTCCTTTTCCGACATCATCCAGATCAAACAGAACGCCAATCGGGCGGCCAATCTGGTCCGGCAGCTACTGGCCTTTTCCCGCCAGCAGACGTTGCGTCCCAAGGTTCTTCTGATTACCGACGTGCTGGCGGAACTGTCCAACCTGCTCAGGCGGTTGATCGGGGAGAATATCGAACTGGAGATGAAACACGGGCGTGATTTGGGCCTGGTGAAAGTGGACCAGGGGCAATTGGAGCAGGTGATCATCAATCTATGTGTAAATGCCCGTGACGCCATGCCGGATGGCGGGCGGATCGTGATCCGCACGCGCAATGTTTCTTATAAGGAATCCCTGAAAATCAGCCAGCGGTACAAGGTCATGCCGCCCAATGACTATGTCCTTCTGGAAGTGGAAGACACCGGAACCGGGATCCCTAAGGAACATCTGGGCAAGATTTTCGAACCCTTTTTCAGCACCAAGGAGGTGGGCAAGGGGACTGGGCTTGGCCTGTCTACGGTTTATGGCATTGTCAAGCAGACCGACGGATTTATTTTCCCGACCAGCGAACTGGGCCGGGGAACGGTGTTCAGCATTTATCTGCCGATTCACAAGGAGGCCGGCCGGGAAAAAGCTCCGGCCGGTGGTGAGGAAGGGGCGGGTAAGGCAGCCAAAGATCTGACCGGCAAGGGCAATATTCTTCTGGTGGAGGATGAGGACGCTGTGCGCATGTTTGCCTCGCGCGCGCTCAAGAATAAGGGATACAAGATTTTCGAAGCCAGCGGCGGTGACAAGGCGCTGCAACTGGTGGAGGAACTGGAGGGCAAGCTGGATCTGGTGATCAGCGATGTGGTCATGCCGCAGATGGACGGGCCGACCCTGGTGAAAAAAATCAGGGAAACCAACCCCGATCTGAAGGTGATTTTTATTTCCGGCTATGCCGAAGACGCCTTTGACAAAAGCATGGGGCAGGAGGATTTTAATTTTCTACCCAAACCCTTTAGCCTGAAACAGTTGGCCGAGCAGGTGAAGGAAGTTTTGGAAAACTGA